Genomic segment of Sulfitobacter faviae:
CATAAAGCCGGTGCACCGCCGCGTCGGCATCCCAAACGGCGCAGCCTTCCTCGGCGAACATCTTTGCTGTGGTCGATTTACCCATGCCGATGGAACCGGTGAGCCCGAGGTGGAACATCAGCGCAGCACCGCCGTTCGCGTGGCGCGGTCGACCTCGGGCCGCTGGCCGAACCAACGCTCGAACGCCGGGACGGCCTGATGCAACAACATGCCCAGCCCGTCGACCGTGACGCAGCCCATATCCTCAGCCGTCTCAAGCAGATGGGTCCGCAGCGGGGCATAGACGAGATCCGTCACCACCGTGCCGGGGCGCAGCCCATCCAGCGGCACCCGCAAGGCGCCTTTGCCAATCATGCCAAGCGATGTGGTGTTCACCAACAAACTTGCGTGATCGATCATATTGCCCGCTTGCACCCAATCGACGACTTTGACCCGGCCGCCGAAATCGCGCTGCAACTGCTCTGCCCGGACGCGGGTGCGGTTTGACAGGCAGATCTCAGGCACGCCAGCATCCAACAGCGAGGAGACAACTGCCCGCGCCGCGCCCCCGCGCCCAAGACCGCCGCCGGTCCGGCCTTCGGATCCCAATCCGGCGCACCAGCTTTGAGGTTTTCGATGAAGCCGTAGCCATCCGTATTATCCGCATGAATCTTGCCATCGGCGCGAAAGATCAACGTATTGGCCGCGCCGATCAGAGTGGCCCTGTCGGTGATAAGATCCGCGATTTCCATCACCGCTTCTTTATGAGGGATTGTCAGGTTCACCCCAACAAAGCCCATCTTGGGCAGCGTTCTCAGCACCTCTTCCAGATCATCGGAGGCGACATCAAGCGGCACGTAATGACCGGCGATGCCATAGGTCTCCAGCCAATGGCGATGCAACTGCGGGGATTTGGAATGCGCGATGGGCGATCCGATCACACCGGCGAGGGGGATTTTGGGCAGGCTCATGTCGTGAGGTCTCCGCGCAGCGTCAGGTAATTCAGCAGTTCAAGAAATGGCATACCGAGGACGTGAAAGTAATCCCCCTCAATCTGGGTGAAGAGCCGCACGCCTTCCTCTTCCAGCTTGTAGCAGCCCACCGCGTGGCGAATGCTTTCCCAGTTTCGCGCGACGTAGTCTTCTATATAGGCGTCGCTGGCCTCGCGCATGCGCAGCCGCACCTGACCGACGTGCCGCCAGAGCGGTTCACCGTTTTCATAGAGCACGGCGGCGGAAAGCAAGGAATGCCGATCCCCGCGCAGCCGGTGAAGCTGCGCGATGGCTTCACCCTTATCACGGGGCTTGTGCAACATCTCGCCGCGATGCTCCAACACCTGATCGCAGCCCAGAACCAACGCGCCAAAGTGCTTTTCGCTCACCTTCCGGGCTTTCATCTCGGCCAAGGTATCGGCGATGTCGCGCGGCTTGGCCTCTTCGGCCCGCAGCGCAGCAGTTATCATCTCTTCGTCGATCTTGGCCGGGATCACCTCATGCAGGATCGCGGCCTGCGCCAAAAGCTGCGCCCGGATCTCCGAGCCGGAGGCGAGGATGATTTTCTGCGGCATGTGGATAACCCTGTGATGATCTGGCGCAAATCTTGAGGATTTGTTCTGCGAGATAAAAGTTGACAGCACAAGCCCGCAGATCTCGCCCCGAGTCGCGGTTTTTGTCGCCGATTCCCACCCCGATGAATAGGGATAAGCTGCTTGTGCGTATAACCACGAGACTTCACCGGTTATCCCCGCTTTGATACATTTTGTCCCCCAGAAAATACGCCAGCAAGATCCTGAGAAAATTCAACATTCGCGAATCGGGGCCGGCTTATCCACAGGAGGCCGCGAAGTTTGTTCACCTGTTGATAAGCGGCGGTATAAATCATTAATCCACAGGATTCAGACGCCCTACAATCAACTACATCTTTTCTCTTTTCTTATTTATTAAGAAAGAAGCACGCCCACCGGAGCCTTCCCCATGTTCGATCTTCTCAGCCTCGCTTATCCATGGATCAAAGCGCTCCATATCGTGTCGGTCATCAGTTGGATGGCAGCGCTTTTCTACCTGCCGCGGCTCTTCGTGCATCATGTCGAACAGGCGGGCTCCGCCGGGCGGATGCATGAGACTTTCGCGATGATGGAATTCAAGCTCGCACAGTTCATCATGCGGCCCGCGATGATGGCGACATGGGTTTTCGGCCTCGCGCTCGTTCTGACGCCCGGAATCGTGGATTGGACGATGATCTGGCCATGGACCAAGGGTGCCAGTGTCATCGCCATGACGGTTTTCCATGTTTGGCTGAAAAAACAGGTCAAATCCGTCGAAAGCGGCGACAGTACCGTCACGGGCCGTCAGTTCCGCCTTTTGAACGAAGTGCCAACGCTGCTGATGATCGTGATCGTCTTCTCCGTGGTCGTGAAATTCTGAGGCAATTGACTCAAGCCGCGCTGCCGCCTATATCTGCGCCACTGTCCCGTCCGGGGCGGTTTCTGCTTGCCACATTCAAATGATCGACCAGCCCGCATTCTGCTGCGGCTGAACAGGATGCTCCATGACAACCGAAACGCTGAACCTCGCTGATCTCAAGGCGCAGACGCCGAAAAACCTGCTCGCCATGGCCGAAGAGCTGGAGATCGAGAACGCCTCGACCATGCGTAAAGGCGAGATGATGTTCCAGATTCTCCGCGAACGTGCGGATGACGGTTGGGAGATTTCGGGCGACGGCGTGTTGGAAGTGCTGCAAGACGGATTCGGTTTCCTGCGTTCGCCGGAAGCGAACTATCTGCCGGGCCCCGATGACATCTACGTCTCGCCCGACATGATCCGCAAATGGTCGCTGCGCACCGGGGACACCATCGAGGGGCTGA
This window contains:
- a CDS encoding Maf family protein — protein: MPQKIILASGSEIRAQLLAQAAILHEVIPAKIDEEMITAALRAEEAKPRDIADTLAEMKARKVSEKHFGALVLGCDQVLEHRGEMLHKPRDKGEAIAQLHRLRGDRHSLLSAAVLYENGEPLWRHVGQVRLRMREASDAYIEDYVARNWESIRHAVGCYKLEEEGVRLFTQIEGDYFHVLGMPFLELLNYLTLRGDLTT
- a CDS encoding CopD family protein; the protein is MFDLLSLAYPWIKALHIVSVISWMAALFYLPRLFVHHVEQAGSAGRMHETFAMMEFKLAQFIMRPAMMATWVFGLALVLTPGIVDWTMIWPWTKGASVIAMTVFHVWLKKQVKSVESGDSTVTGRQFRLLNEVPTLLMIVIVFSVVVKF